The DNA segment TTTTTTGAGCACTGTCTCTCATGAGCTTCGTACTCCCATCACGGGCATAAAAATGGCGTCTGAAATGTTGGCTTTCAGGCTCAACCAGATTGGTTTATCTGATGATCAGGCAAAGCGAATCAATCGCTATTTAGACATTTTGCAAAACGAATGCAATCGAGAAATGATGCTGGTGAATGATCTGCTCGACCTCACCCGGTTGGAAGCCGAAGTTGAACCATTACGATTGACCGAGCTTGACCTGCCGACCTGGATTCCGCAGCTAGTTGACCCCTTCCTCGATCGGCTTCAAAGACTTGAGCAACACCTCAGCCTCGCGCTGCCAGAAACTCTACCGCTCATTATGACTGATCCAGTCATGCTAATGCGCGTGATCACTGAGTTAATTGACAATGCCTGCAAATATACGCCTGAGAGAGAAATGATTCACATTACAGCGAGATATCAGTCTTCGCAGTTTCAGATTCTTGTGCAGAATACAGGCATTGAAATTCCACCACAGGAACAGTCACGCGTTTTTGAAAAGTTTTACCGAATTCCCAACGCAGACCCCAACCGCTACAAAGGGACAGGGCTGGGATTAGCGCTCGTCAAAAAGCTGATGGAACGGTTGAGAGGGACGATCGAGCTAGAAAGTGGCGATTGTCAAACTTGCTTCATCATCACAATACCCTCGCTCACCAGCTTCGACTTGAGGCAATCCTGACCTACTTGCCGCCGCTTACCTTTGCTTTGTACCCCATTTGAACCAGCAGTTGAACCAGTTTTTGAGCATGATCGCCCTGAATCTCGATCTCATTATCTTTAATCGTTCCGCCTGCCCCACACTGAGCCTTGAGCTTCTTCAACAAGTCGGCTAGTGTTTCTGGCTTGACCTGAAATCCGGTGATCACTGTGACTGTTTTGCCGCCGCGTCCTTTCCGAGTTGCCTGAACGCGCAGGTTTTGCTGATTGGCAGGCAGTTCTTGAATCGGGCGTTCCATTGCATTCGAGTTGTCAGAGTTGCCAAATTCTGAATAAACAACGCGATTTTGAGCAGTCGCTTTGCGATTTGAGGCAGACATAGCAGTTCCAGGTGCAGTTTAGGGTTAAGGGGTCGATCGCTTCAGTTGTTT comes from the Trichocoleus sp. genome and includes:
- a CDS encoding translation initiation factor, with amino-acid sequence MSASNRKATAQNRVVYSEFGNSDNSNAMERPIQELPANQQNLRVQATRKGRGGKTVTVITGFQVKPETLADLLKKLKAQCGAGGTIKDNEIEIQGDHAQKLVQLLVQMGYKAKVSGGK